One Drosophila kikkawai strain 14028-0561.14 chromosome 3L, DkikHiC1v2, whole genome shotgun sequence genomic window carries:
- the enc gene encoding protein encore isoform X2: protein MSSTKSQVALATNIPTNLSSAASASTAAAAAAVVVVASANAAVASNTNSSSGVGAGVGLGGGGGGVVVAAAVAAASGPAAATGSASSSVSSGAAGTAVPTTTATSSVVATTAAATTVAAPSVAAVTTSNCSSSNNNCNEEFQTVPGSGSGGAANLGRQNSFGNRRGNMKGKHLTRSHAMRESTSPPRTPTPRAASEQLQGEAQENNNSNNNNNNNNAIISNNNNSKAQSTGRGNSPLMEAPPAVIVTSQQQQQQQSPPKPQQNVPLSNEAEFPKLSPPKKSGGQHNRTNSNGSGMEYNNNTAGKKYVVDLKTNGLDIQKHQNNTNSTGSNSSTGVIYNSGMNYKAAERHERHERHEMSSQNSNLSNNHDEEPYHYEPRGAGGNKKHRANNNTNAKGNKPRLKNLGGSSSGSIDGGNNGGGGGGGNVSNSNNSSSNNTSGFISRENSSEQYTDYGGTDLLMFFRDTLNKNPKDRNILLKIEKDLMEFVQENSRGCEYRFPPASSYNRMLIHRTAAFFGMEHNVDTETQQCVIVAVTKGTRIPEIRFQSLVRDDARKSILKRDTHSFDEVRQSPYLCPLSLDRKAKSFEEREEDYDRARSRIFSRTGGAQDGYSGGGGDEECYGGWEQQQQQQQKQSQQPPRPKRPNGKMLQMQNSTESRDGSMRSGGGAVPKSHNFGNYGGPPSSGGPGNNSLPRGDSTNSNKSGRGFVKQDSTGSTSTPWRLSPSSSGYKTRTQSVRSDSVTPSPTGYGSDRQTPELNHPPPPSHSHGHSSHSHGHGHGHGHNHSRVSVVGAQAGTAGATSPPLGIVGAASGSASASSSSSSSNSSGTSGLVWAVTDISNVPIGSLLIDPQTLQPIVNADGSIYHYDPSNLPPNQALQHTGGNQYQSQGNSNSGGYNNYRKSSPHLQQQQLQQQQQHQHQQQLQQQQQQQQLPPQQQQYVTTELSCSSTESYAEETQSPGMECSEGYESYDQQQQPQQQQQDGGSVKGDDCDSLASATACLSITTSISTKNYDRIEVQKYKNQATSPNIPACCALGEKQLELDGAAGAQQELPQEQEPLAGPSSSASAASSDLLPPASQTPLPLQPLVAAATQVNCDLQSVSPSSTPYSQCEVKTPSQSHGPSVAVVEEPKTTTWTYTQSYQAPDGSTVFHTTTTPNGAAPYCATTYQQGPDGSIYAVPQGMVYAAYPQPGVASAGGASQPLFQLTTSSHPPTQTLFASPEAGGELTGGTYMIPVFDPAQQPREGLIPAQAIYQAGPGGPATATTVMPMATAAAYPTAQFATAAAPNGGPIYQAPLIYSSEPGGGGAQIQQLPMAPYPIQYSYPYYHPISYYLPQQAVAAAPMVAATQPPVQQQVQHTHAHTPGAGTAAGPQAVVSAQQHHQPHQQQHHNNHQHQQQQQQTSNGGAVVSSSSGYGGRVKRTPGGGSIHYNPSSYPPSSVGHHHAGGGGGGAGGHHGAAGSAQLIAAPAASTTTYHAVPTLTLAHGGGAAGSDLSGAAGAAHVYALPAQHATALIPTNIFPYAAAAAAAAAAAAGGGPPTAPQVVQQAPPPPQAGPHHALITAAPFYPAASGSAMDQVTSQSAPSTPAAPGRQAPLFSTPPAHPGNNGNSSGSSSSAGGGGGGYHSNSSTAHYYQSQSSNEAGGGGGGYSPYEKRNNGGASGAQTVGGGVRKPYHPGGYNPRHHSVPLGGMPSGAKTPLLNSNNEPTPRASPSSVSLGGGGASSSSGGATSGGNTTSYHHRGPPPPHAMGGKRENKPNQLPLISGPPPPAPSYATSSTNPGSYETKPPIRLNAGAASFRSQKSMSQNQDYRRSVSQRNSPSANGGNGGGGGGSHESSNNSPNSIAGSNSNNNSAANTPNAAPQPTLVTSHSGGYVVLDQATGAALNAASPPAIYLGSGGAGATGGAAGPAAGSNGGPQPGGGGGARSHIPTAQLHHSAAAAAAAAAAGSQQATAAVLSGVAAAAALGGYNPNGASAGVYFKYGQTYFAHPSVALPNSRRSPSNDIRPQMAQVAGMYPTMMIQARHPSRHPNPNYKGSRPR, encoded by the exons GGCAACATGAAGGGCAAACATCTCACACGCAGCCATGCAATGCGTGAGTCGACATCACCGCCGCGCACGCCAACGCCGCGCGCCGCCTCCGAGCAGCTCCAGGGGGAAGCCCAAgaaaacaacaatagcaacaataataacaacaacaataatgcCATCatcagcaataacaacaacagcaaagcaCAATCAACTGGAAGGGGCAACTCGCCGTTGATGGAGGCGCCACCTGCGGTGATTGTCACtagtcagcagcagcagcagcaacagtcgcCCCCGAAGCCGCAGCAGAATGTCCCGCTCAGCAATGAGGCAGAGTTCCCAAAACTATCGCCACCAAAGAAATCCGGCGGACAGCACAATCGCACCAATAGCAATGGCAGTGGCATGGAGTACAATAACAACACCGCTGGCAAAAAGTATGTTGTGGATCTGAAAACCAATGGCCTGGACATCCAGAAGCATCAgaacaacaccaacagcacTGGCAGCAACTCTTCCACGGGTGTAATATACAACTCTGGGATGAACTACAAGGCGGCAGAGCGACATGAACGCCACGAGCGTCACGAGATGTCCAGCCAGAACAGTAATCTGAGCAATAACCATGACGAGGAGCCGTATCACTACGAGCCAAGGGGAGCTGGCGGCAACAAGAAGCATcgagccaacaacaacaccaatgcCAAGGGTAACAAGCCGCGCTTGAAGAATCTCGGAGGCAGCTCATCCGGCAGCATTGACGGGGGCAAcaatggaggaggaggaggcggaggaaaCGTGTCCAACTCCAACAACtcgagcagcaacaacacctCGGGCTTCATATCGCGCG AGAACTCGAGCGAACAGTACACGGACTATGGTGGCACCGATCTCCTAATGTTCTTTCGCGACACACTCAACAAGAATCCCAAGGATCGCAATATCTTGCTTAAGATCGAGAAGGATTTGATGGAGTTTGTTCAGGAGAATAG TCGCGGCTGTGAGTATCGTTTTCCGCCCGCTTCCTCTTACAATCGCATGCTGATCCATCGCACCGCCGCCTTTTTTGGCATGGAGCATAATGTGGACACCGAGACACAGCAGTGTGTGATTGTGGCCGTCACCAAGGGCACGCGCATACCAGAG ATACGCTTCCAGTCGCTGGTGCGCGACGATGCACGCAAATCGATTCTGAAGCGGGACACGCACAGCTTCGACGAGGTGCGCCAGTCGCCCTACTTATGCCCGCTCTCCCTGGACCGTAAGGCCAAGAGCTTTGAGGAGCGCGAGGAGGACTATGATCGGGCGCGTAGTCGCATCTTTAGTCGAACTGGCGGCGCCCAGGATGGTTATTCCGGTGGCGGTGGCGACGAGGAGTGCTACGGTGGctgggagcagcagcagcagcaacagcagaagcAATCCCAGCAGCCGCCCAGGCCAAAGAGGCCCAATGGAAAGATGCTGCAAATGCAGAAT TCCACGGAATCGCGGGATGGTTCTATGCGTTCGGGCGGCGGAGCCGTGCCCAAGTCCCACAACTTTGGCAACTATGGTGGACCGCCCAGTTCCGGTGGTCCCGGCAACAATTCCCTTCCGCGCGGTGATTCCACAAACTCGAACAAGAGCGGACGCGGCTTCGTCAAGCAGGACTCCACTGGCAGTACCTCCACACCATGGCGGCTGTCACCTTCCAGCAGTGG CTACAAGACTCGCACCCAATCCGTGCGCTCCGACTCCGTCACGCCCTCGCCCACGGGCTACGGCAGCGACAGGCAGACGCCGGAGCTGAACCATCCGCCTCCGCCCAGTCACAGTCATGGCCATAGCAGTCACAGtcatgggcatgggcatggcCATGGGCACAACCACAGCCGGGTATCCGTGGTTGGAGCACAGGCAGGCACAGCAGGCGCAACATCGCCGCCCCTGGGAATAGTGGGAGCCGCGTCCGGGTCGGCATCggcatcgtcgtcgtcgtcgtcgtccaaCTCCTCGGGGACATCGGGACTCGTCTGGGCCGTCACAGACATTTCGAATGTGCCAATTGGCAGCCTCCTCATTGATCCGCAAACCCTCCAACCAATTGTCAATGCAGACGG TTCCATCTACCACTACGACCCGTCCAACCTGCCGCCCAACCAGGCGCTCCAGCACACGGGGGGCAATCAGTACCAGTCGCAGGGCAACTCCAACTCCGGTGGCTACAACAATTATCGCAAATCGTCTCCGCatttgcagcagcaacagttgcaacagcagcagcagcatcagcatcagcaacagctgcagcaacaacagcagcagcagcagctaccaccgcagcaacagcagtatGTCACCACTGAGCTCTCCTGCAGTTCCACCGAGAGCTACGCAGAGGAGACCCAATCACCGGGCATGGAGTGCTCCGAAGGATACGAGAGCtacgaccagcagcagcagccgcagcagcagcagcaggatggAGGCAGCGTCAAGGGTGACGATTGTGATAGCTTGGCCAGTGCCACGGCCTGCCTGAGCATTACCACTTCCATCTCCACGAAGAACTACGATCGTATCGAGGTGCAAAAGTACAAGAACCAGGCGACCAGTCCCAATATACCCGCCTGCTGTGCTTTGGGTGAGAAGCAGCTGGAACTGGACGGAGCTGCCGGAGCTCAGCAGGAGTTGCctcaggagcaggagccgcTGGCTGGACCCTCTTCTTCCGCCTCGGCTGCTTCATCCGACCTTCTGCCGCCGGCCAGCCAGACGCCTCTGCCTCTGCAGCCTCTGGTGGCTGCTGCCACGCAGGTCAACTGTGACCTCCAGTCCGTCTCGCCCAGCTCCACGCCCTACAGCCAGTGCGAGGTTAAGACGCCCAGCCAGAGTCATGGACCCAGTGTGGCCGTTGTTGAGGAGCCCAAGACCACCACCTGGACGTATACGCAGAGCTATCAAGCGCCGGATGGATCCACCGTCTTTCACACAACCACAACGCCCAACGGGGCGGCGCCCTACTGCGCCACCACATATCAGCAGGGG CCCGATGGCAGCATCTATGCGGTGCCGCAGGGCATGGTATATGCCGCTTATCCTCAGCCCGGCGTGGCCAGTGCCGGCGGCGCCTCACAGCCGCTCTTCCAGCTGACGACCAGCAGCCATCCGCCCACCCAGACGCTGTTCGCCTCGCCGGAGGCTGGCGGCGAGCTAACCGGCGGCACCTACATGATACCTGTCTTCGATCCCGCCCAGCAGCCGCGCGAGGGTCTCATACCGGCGCAGGCCATCTATCAGGCGGGACCAGGAGGACCGGCGACGGCGACCACGGTGATGCCAATGGCAACGGCGGCTGCCTATCCGACGGCCCAGTTTGCAACGGCAGCGGCACCCAATGGCGGGCCCATCTACCAGGCGCCGCTCATCTACTCCAGCGAacccggcggcggcggtgccCAGATCCAGCAGCTGCCCATGGCCCCGTATCCGATCCAATACTCGTATCCGTATTACCACCCCATTTCGTACTATCTGCCCCAGCAGGCGGTGGCTGCCGCGCCCATGGTGGCGGCCACCCAGCCCCcagtgcagcagcaggtgcagcACACGCACGCTCACACGCCGGGAGCTGGAACAGCGGCTGGTCCTCAAGCGGTGGTGTCAGCACAACAGCACCACCAGccgcatcagcagcagcaccacaataaccaccagcatcagcagcagcagcagcagacgagCAATGGCGGTGCTGTGGTGAGCTCCTCGAGCGGTTATGGAGGACGTGTTAAGCGTACGCCCGGCGGTGGATCCATTCACTACAATCCCAGCAGCTACCCGCCCAGTTCGGTGGGCCACCACCATGccggtggcggcggtggtggtgctggtgggcATCATGGGGCGGCCGGTTCCGCCCAGCTGATTGCTGCTCCGGCGGCCAGCACAACCACATATCATGCGGTGCCCACGCTGACGCTGGCCCACGGTGGAGGAGCGGCTGGCTCGGATCTCAGTGGTGCGGCGGGAGCGGCACATGTGTACGCGCTGCCAGCCCAACATGCCACCGCGTTGATCCCAACGAATATCTTCCCCTatgcggcggcagcggcggcggcagcagcagcagcagccggtgGTGGTCCACCCACAGCTCCTCAGGTGGTTCAGCAGGCGCCACCACCGCCACAGGCGGGGCCACATCACGCACTGATCACGGCGGCTCCCTTCTATCCAGCGGCCAGTGGGAGTGCCATGGATCAGGTGACCTCGCAATCGGCACCCAGTACGCCAGCGGCTCCGGGAAGACAGGCACCGCTGTTTAGTACGCCGCCAGCACATCCCGGCAACAATGGGAatagcagtggcagcagcagcagtgccgGGGGAGGCGGCGGTGGCTACCACAGTAACAGCTCCACGGCGCACTACTACCAGAGCCAGAGCAGCAACGAggccggcggcggtggcggcggctaCTCACCCTACGAAAAGCGAAACAATGGAGGAGCATCGGGAGCACAGACAGTGGGAGGAGGAGTGCGCAAACCCTATCATCCCGGCGGCTACAATCCTAGACACCACTCGGTTCCCCTGGGTGGCATGCCCTCCGGGGCCAAGACGCCGCTTCTCAACTCCAACAACGAGCCAACGCCGCGTGCCTCACCCAGCAGCGTGAGCCTGGGAGGAGGAGGCGCCTCCTCGTCTTCCGGTGGAGCCACTAGCGGTGGCAACACCACCAGCTATCACCATCGCGGGCCACCGCCTCCCCATGCCATGGGTGGCAAGCGGGAGAACAAGCCCAACCAGCTGCCGCTCATCAGTGGCCCCCCGCCGCCGGCGCCCAGCTATGCGACGAGCTCGACAAATCCCGGCAGCTACGAGACCAAGCCGCCCATTCGCCTAAATGCCGGAGCCGCCAGCTTCCGGAGCCAGAAGTCCATGAGCCAGAATCAGGACTATCGGCGCAGCGTCTCCCAGCGCAACTCGCCCAGCGCCAATGGtggcaacggcggcggcggtggcggcagcCACGAGAGCAGCAACAACTCGCCCAACAGTATTgctggcagcaacagcaacaacaatagtgCCGCCAACACGCCCAACGCTGCTCCACAGCCAACCCTGGTCACCAGTCACTCCGGCGGCTATGTGGTCCTGGACCAGGCCACCGGAGCTGCCCTGAATGCTGCCTCACCGCCCGCCATTTATCTGGGTAGCGGTGGTGCCGGTGCaactggtggtgctgctgggcCAGCGGCTGGCTCGAATGGTGGACCGCAAccaggtggcggcggcggcgcccGCTCGCACATTCCCACAGCCCAGCTGCATCATagtgccgccgctgctgccgctgccgcagcCGCTGGCAGTCAGCAGGCCACAGCAGCGGTTCTCAGCGGCGTGGCCGCTGCGGCCGCCCTTGGCGGCTATAATCCAAATGGGGCGTCCGCCGGTGTATACTTCAAGTACGGCCAGACGTACTTTGCGCAT CCCTCGGTAGCCTTGCCCAACAGTCGACGGTCGCCGTCGAATGATATCCGGCCGCAAATGGCGCAGGTGGCCGGCATGTATCCCACAATGATGATACAAG CGCGTCATCCCAGTCGCCATCCGAACCCGAACTACAAAGGTTCGCGTCCGCGGTAA